From one Triticum urartu cultivar G1812 chromosome 3, Tu2.1, whole genome shotgun sequence genomic stretch:
- the LOC125543574 gene encoding FAD synthase isoform X1, with protein MEIDAAVRASSDGRLRTKYDNAVYVVQRAFALYPFEEIAFSFNGGKDSTVLLHLIRAGYYLHKTSCGDEAQINTVQNCPLRTIYFETPCAFPEINSFTYETVSTYGLPLETIRSDFKSGLEGLLKEKSTKAIFIGTRIGDPNAVGQEQFSPSSPGWPPFMRVNPILDWSYRDVWSFLLTCKVKYCSLYDEGYTSIGSIYDTVPNALLSDSSTGNSFRPAYMLSDGRLERAGRAKKTSNNTETNSVASNGMNNAEGEQMIARSASVIVVGDEILFGTVEDKFGAALCKKLHEIGWRVSHVTVVHNEIDSVAEEVKQCKSTDDVVFIFGGLGPLHSDISLAGVAKAFGVRLAPDEEFEEHLSQLIGNSYIGDRNEMALLPEGITELLHHKMLPLPLIKCKNVIILSATNVDELDMEWNCLLDTQESGLLRTKPFVSKHLSTLLPDVKIAPVVAKLCLEFSDVYIGSHRISRTGPLVVSLIGKDYQRVEGAAAKLSGSFEGLFSQVDSCK; from the exons ATGGAGATCGACGCGGCGGTCCGCGCGAGCAGCGACGGCCGGCTGCGCACCAAGTACGACAACGCCGTCTACGTCGTCCAGCGAGCCTTCGCGCTCTACCC GTTTGAGGAGATTGCCTTCAGCTTTAATGGCGGGAAGGATTCAACC GTACTCTTGCATTTAATACGGGCAGGCTACTATCTTCACAAAACAAGTTGTGGGGACGAAGCTCAAATCAATACTGTTCAAAACTGTCCGCTGCGTACCATCTATTTCGAGACCCCTTGTGCTTTCCCTGAAATCAACTCATTCACTTATGAAACAGTCTCAAC TTATGGTTTGCCACTGGAAACTATCCGATCAGATTTCAAATCTGGTCTAGAAGGCCTATTGAAAGAGAAGTCTACTAAAGCCATTTTCATTGGCACTAGAATCGGAGATCCAAACGCG GTTGGTCAAGAACAATTCTCTCCTAGTTCGCCTGGCTGGCCTCCTTTTATGAGGGTGAATCCTATCTTGGATTGGTCATACAG GGATGTTTGGTCTTTCCTCTTAACCTGTAAGGTCAAATACTGCAGCCTTTATGATGAGGg GTATACATCCATTGGGAGCATATATGATACTGTTCCAAATGCACTTCTTAGTGATTCATCTACTGGGAACAGCTTTAGACCGGCATACATGCTATCAGATGGAAGACTTGAAAGAGCTGGGAGAGCGAAGAAGACTAGCAACAACACGGAAACTAATTCTGTTGCAAGCAATGGCATGAACAATGCTGAGGGAGAGCAAATGATCGCACGTTCGGCTTCAGTTATTGTAGTTGGTGATGAAATATT GTTTGGCACAGTTGAGGACAAATTTGGCGCAGCCTTGTGCAAGAAGCTTCATGAAATTGGCTGGCGAGTTTCTCATGTCACGGTTGTTCACAATGAA ATTGATTCTGTTGCCGAGGAAGTCAAACAATGTAAATCTACTGATGACGTG GTATTTATTTTTGGGGGACTTGGGCCTTTACATTCAGATATTTCATTGGCTGGTGTTGCAAAAGCATTTGGAGTTCGCCTG GCTCCTGATGAAGAGTTTGAGGAGCATCTTAGTCAACTCATAGGGAACAGTTACATTGGTGATCGAAATGAG ATGGCTTTGTTGCCAGAAGGTATTACCGAATTATTACATCACAAGATGCTCCCGTTGCCACTG ATTAAATGCAAGAATGTGATCATTCTTTCTGCAACTAATGTGGATGAACTGGACATGGAGTGGAATTGTCTTCTGGATACCCAAGAGAGTGGTTTACTGAGGACGAAACCTTTTGTATCGAAACATCTCAGCACTTTACTCCCAGAT GTCAAAATTGCTCCGGTGGTTGCAAAGCTATGCTTGGAGTTTTCTGATGTGTACATAG GGTCTCATCGGATTTCGAGAACGGGGCCGTTGGTTGTTAGTCTTATTGGAAAG GATTATCAAAGGGTAGAAGGGGCTGCGGCGAAGCTGTCAGGCAGCTTTGAAGGACTATTTTCCCAAGTTGACAGTTGCAAATAG
- the LOC125543574 gene encoding FAD synthase isoform X2 → MEIDAAVRASSDGRLRTKYDNAVYVVQRAFALYPFEEIAFSFNGGKDSTVLLHLIRAGYYLHKTSCGDEAQINTVQNCPLRTIYFETPCAFPEINSFTYETVSTYGLPLETIRSDFKSGLEGLLKEKSTKAIFIGTRIGDPNAVGQEQFSPSSPGWPPFMRVNPILDWSYRDVWSFLLTCKVKYCSLYDEGYTSIGSIYDTVPNALLSDSSTGNSFRPAYMLSDGRLERAGRAKKTSNNTETNSVASNGMNNAEGEQMIARSASVIVVGDEILFGTVEDKFGAALCKKLHEIGWRVSHVTVVHNEIDSVAEEVKQCKSTDDVVFIFGGLGPLHSDISLAGVAKAFGVRLAPDEEFEEHLSQLIGNSYIGDRNEMALLPEGITELLHHKMLPLPLIKCKNVIILSATNVDELDMEWNCLLDTQESGLLRTKPFVSKHLSTLLPDFQWCRHGG, encoded by the exons ATGGAGATCGACGCGGCGGTCCGCGCGAGCAGCGACGGCCGGCTGCGCACCAAGTACGACAACGCCGTCTACGTCGTCCAGCGAGCCTTCGCGCTCTACCC GTTTGAGGAGATTGCCTTCAGCTTTAATGGCGGGAAGGATTCAACC GTACTCTTGCATTTAATACGGGCAGGCTACTATCTTCACAAAACAAGTTGTGGGGACGAAGCTCAAATCAATACTGTTCAAAACTGTCCGCTGCGTACCATCTATTTCGAGACCCCTTGTGCTTTCCCTGAAATCAACTCATTCACTTATGAAACAGTCTCAAC TTATGGTTTGCCACTGGAAACTATCCGATCAGATTTCAAATCTGGTCTAGAAGGCCTATTGAAAGAGAAGTCTACTAAAGCCATTTTCATTGGCACTAGAATCGGAGATCCAAACGCG GTTGGTCAAGAACAATTCTCTCCTAGTTCGCCTGGCTGGCCTCCTTTTATGAGGGTGAATCCTATCTTGGATTGGTCATACAG GGATGTTTGGTCTTTCCTCTTAACCTGTAAGGTCAAATACTGCAGCCTTTATGATGAGGg GTATACATCCATTGGGAGCATATATGATACTGTTCCAAATGCACTTCTTAGTGATTCATCTACTGGGAACAGCTTTAGACCGGCATACATGCTATCAGATGGAAGACTTGAAAGAGCTGGGAGAGCGAAGAAGACTAGCAACAACACGGAAACTAATTCTGTTGCAAGCAATGGCATGAACAATGCTGAGGGAGAGCAAATGATCGCACGTTCGGCTTCAGTTATTGTAGTTGGTGATGAAATATT GTTTGGCACAGTTGAGGACAAATTTGGCGCAGCCTTGTGCAAGAAGCTTCATGAAATTGGCTGGCGAGTTTCTCATGTCACGGTTGTTCACAATGAA ATTGATTCTGTTGCCGAGGAAGTCAAACAATGTAAATCTACTGATGACGTG GTATTTATTTTTGGGGGACTTGGGCCTTTACATTCAGATATTTCATTGGCTGGTGTTGCAAAAGCATTTGGAGTTCGCCTG GCTCCTGATGAAGAGTTTGAGGAGCATCTTAGTCAACTCATAGGGAACAGTTACATTGGTGATCGAAATGAG ATGGCTTTGTTGCCAGAAGGTATTACCGAATTATTACATCACAAGATGCTCCCGTTGCCACTG ATTAAATGCAAGAATGTGATCATTCTTTCTGCAACTAATGTGGATGAACTGGACATGGAGTGGAATTGTCTTCTGGATACCCAAGAGAGTGGTTTACTGAGGACGAAACCTTTTGTATCGAAACATCTCAGCACTTTACTCCCAGAT TTCCAGTGGTGCCGTCATGGTGGTTAG